GACCGGCTCGGTGATCTGGTGCGACTCGTAACGGTTCAGTTCGATCTCCTGACGCGGAATCACCTGGTCGCGGATGTTCCAGACCCGGATGACCAGCTTGTCGGGGTCCACCTTGACCCCGAACTTGTCCTGCAGCATCGAGGCGAAGGGGTACGGCTGGCCGGTCATCATGGCCGGCGAGAACCGGACCAGGAAGATCGCCCGACCGCCCTCATCGAGAATCTGTGAGAGCCGCTCGACGTGCTGCGGTTCGTAGCCGCCCTGCGGCGGCATGCCCGGCGCCTGGCGCTGCTGGGGCTGCGGCGGCAGGACGACGTAGACCCGCCGGGTCGCGTCGGGTATCTCCGGCGGCGCCTCCGAGGCCAGCATGTCCCACTCCTCGACCACAAAGTTGGCCTCTTCAAGCTTGTCCTTGACCGCGCCGAACGGCGGCTCGATCATCCGCATGCCGCCGAACCCGGGCTTGATCGGGCTGGGTGGTCCGGCGTGGACGAAGACGACGGCCGAGCGCTCCTTGGCGGTCAGGGCGAGGATGGCCGAACTGACCGCGGCCTCGCCGTTAAAGTCATAGTTGACCGGAGCGGTCGGGTCCTGGCCCTGAGGGGCGCGGGAGATCTGCCAGACGTCGTTGAACGGCAGCACCCTGGCCTTGCTCGGCCCTTCGACCACGATGGTCTTGGCGTTGCGGGCGCTGACCTGGTCGTAGAGTTCCTCGAGTTCCAGCTTCGGCAGGTCGGTGAATTCATCGAGTTGCTCGGTCAGAGACCCAACCAGCGGCTGGTAGCGTTCGGACGCGCCGCGGAAGAACTCAGCCGTCTTCTCATCGAGCCCCTCGATCGCGGCTCCGTCCTCGGCGAGGTACTTGCCCGCGGCGTCCAGCGTGCCCTTGGACCCGTCGTAAAGGTCCTGGATGAGCTTCGTGGCGTCCGAGTAACGCGGAATGTCCCCGCCCGAGATCAGTTCATGGATCTGCTCGACGAGCGTCCGCGAATCGTTGAGCAGGCGGGTGAACCGCACGTAGATCCCCACGATGTTGGGGTTGTTGTTGATCTTCGGGTTGGCCTGGGCCGCCTCGTTGATCGTCTTGACCTCCTGGTCCAGCAGGGTGACGATCTGCGGACCGACCTCCTTGAACCGCTCCACGATCCCCTTGTGCCCGCCGGCCTCGTCGCCGTACTTCTCGATCAGACGCTGCAGCAGCCGCGTCTTGGCCGCGGTGTCCTTCAGCGGATCGATCACCTCGTAGCTGACCCGCCCCGAGACGCCCGCGTAGCGGCGAAGCAGGTCGACCACCTGACGCTTCTGCTCCTCGCCCTGCTCGTCCATCTCCTCGACGCGGTACAAAGCGGTCAGGACCACCGGCTCCTCCAGGTTCTCGATGAGCTTGGTCGTCCGCGAAGACAGGCTGAACTTGCCGCTCTTGGTCACGTCCACCGCCGGCGGGGCCGCGCGGTCGGCCACGAAGTTGACCAGCACCACCAGGACCCAGACGATCAACACCGCCAGGACCACGTTGCCGCCGAAAACCAGGCGCCGTTTGGTTTGCGTTTGGCTGTTTACCGCCATCGTCGGGACTCCAGAATCTTGACCGCTACGAACAGCACGCCCGCGGACGCGCTGAGGAAGAACACCACATGCTTCAGGTCGATCAGCCCGCGCGAAAACTCGCCGAACCGCTCATAAATGTTGATCGACATCAGCACCCGCTGCCAGGTCCCGGTCACCTTGTAGGTGATGCCCAGCAGCAGGAACGTGAACGCGCTGAGGATCAGAAACGCCAGCACCGCAGCGACCACCTGGTTGCGGGTCATCGCGCTGGTCAGCACGCCCACCGCGACAAACAACCCGCCCAACAGAACCAGACCCAGATACCCGCTGAGAATCGGGTAGACGTCCGCCGGACCGTAGAACAGAACGATCAGCACGTAGATCAGCGTGGGCGCGAGCATGGCCAGAAAGAACAGCCACGTCCCGAAAAACTTGCCCAGGATGACCTCCCAGTCCCGGACCGGAGCCGTCATCAGCGCCTCGATCGACCCGGACTTGAACTCCTCCGCGAGCAGACGCATCGTCAACATCGGCATGATGAACACCAGAATGAACGCCTGCCGGTCAAACAGGTCCCGGAGTTGCGCCTCCTTGCCGGGACCGAAAATCTCCCCCGCGAAAAATACGCCCGAAACGGCGAGGAACACCCCGAGCACCACGTACGCAATGGCCGAAAAGAAGAACGCCGAAAGCTCCCTTTTCGCCAACACCCAGACTTTGCTGTTCATAGCCGGAAACCTCACGAATCAACCGTCATCAAAAGGAAACGCCCGCGCGGGTTCAAGCCTCAGCGACCGCCGCGGCACGGGCCCCCTGCTGGGCCACCGCACGCACGAAGAAGTCCTCGAGCGTGGCCACCTCAAGCCGCATCTCCCGAAGCGACCACTTGTTGCGAGACGCCAGCTCGTAAATCCGTTCCCGCGGGTCGCTGCGCTCCGCGACCTCGATGGCCAGACGCAGATAGCCGTCGGTCGGCGTGACGTCGATCGACTTGACGCTCTCGATCCCGCGGATCGACGACTCGATGGAGTCCTTGGGACCCTTGAGCTCCACGATCAGCCGCGAGTGCTCGCGAATCTGCCGGCGAAGGTCTTCAATGCTCCCCTTGGCGACGATCCGCCCGCCGGAGATGATGATCGTCTGCTTGCAGACCGCCTCGACCTCGGGCAGAATGTGGCTCGAAAGCAGGATCGTGTGCCGCTCGCCGAGGTCCTTGATCAACTGCCGCGTGGCCCGGATCTGAGTCGGGTCCAGGCCCACCGTCGGCTCGTCGAGGATCAGCACGTCCGGATCGTGGAGGAGGGCGTCGGCCAGGCCCAGACGCTGGCGAAAGCCCTTGGACAACTGACCGATCGGGCGGTTGAACACGTCG
This genomic stretch from Phycisphaerae bacterium harbors:
- a CDS encoding ABC transporter permease subunit, translating into MNSKVWVLAKRELSAFFFSAIAYVVLGVFLAVSGVFFAGEIFGPGKEAQLRDLFDRQAFILVFIMPMLTMRLLAEEFKSGSIEALMTAPVRDWEVILGKFFGTWLFFLAMLAPTLIYVLIVLFYGPADVYPILSGYLGLVLLGGLFVAVGVLTSAMTRNQVVAAVLAFLILSAFTFLLLGITYKVTGTWQRVLMSINIYERFGEFSRGLIDLKHVVFFLSASAGVLFVAVKILESRRWR
- a CDS encoding ATP-binding cassette domain-containing protein codes for the protein MIEVKNLTKYYGPTLAIDNISFSIEQGQIVGFLGPNGAGKTTTIRVLTCFMPATSGSATIAGHDVFSESLEVRQRIGYLPESVPFYPEMRVREYLQFRGQLRDMEKGKLKQRIGYVSERCWLSDVFNRPIGQLSKGFRQRLGLADALLHDPDVLILDEPTVGLDPTQIRATRQLIKDLGERHTILLSSHILPEVEAVCKQTIIISGGRIVAKGSIEDLRRQIREHSRLIVELKGPKDSIESSIRGIESVKSIDVTPTDGYLRLAIEVAERSDPRERIYELASRNKWSLREMRLEVATLEDFFVRAVAQQGARAAAVAEA